In a genomic window of Streptomyces katrae:
- a CDS encoding sigma-70 family RNA polymerase sigma factor encodes MSVDGRDESPGGVSDASGGASAGSLPARQVPAQREPGRGRHAASGAGGGELPPSDGDLVARMRGGDDGAYEELFRRHAEAVRRYARTCCRDGHTADDLTAEVFARTLQAVRGGAGPDQSVRAYLLTTVRRVAAAWAKTARREHLVEDFAVFAEQAAAGAESGGALGGLSGDDTLELGADVRAMHEAERSLAMQAFRSLPERWQAVLWHTTVEEASPSAIAPLFGLSANATAVLASRAREGLKQAYLQAHVSSALSAGGDCARYADRLGAYARGGLRMRAERGLRGHLEECAKCRLVAGELKDVNAGIPALLPVAVIGWFAAGYAAKAAGVVAGGVVAAGGAGAAAAAAGGSSAAGAAAGAAGGAAGAAGAAGGGAGAAGGTGGAVVSEGLGLPAKAALAAGIAVAAAAGVVFALTGDEPEPEAKSAPSAVAPVVPRAPAATPPESTPPADPAPAAGGPVPPARTATPSVAAPRPVSPSVSAPAPAAPSLSPRPKPSPSPSSSRPRPTPSPLPAQAFPLARLEHSVLGRHTGPELETWSSSWVWQRWGLVAGGQRFGQGITVSSRSAVEITLNRQCTSFSARAGVDGLSLLTDGTVRFSVYADGQRLWRSGVLGYGDAPAAVQAPLAGRSTLRLVVEQAGQGSLPTLASWADAVISCR; translated from the coding sequence GCGGGCGGCGGCGAGCTGCCGCCGTCCGACGGGGACTTGGTCGCCCGGATGCGCGGCGGCGACGACGGCGCGTACGAGGAGCTGTTCCGCCGGCACGCCGAGGCCGTCCGGCGCTACGCGCGGACCTGCTGCCGGGACGGGCACACCGCCGACGACCTGACCGCCGAGGTGTTCGCGCGGACGCTCCAGGCGGTGCGGGGCGGTGCGGGCCCGGACCAGTCGGTGCGGGCCTATCTGCTGACCACCGTACGGCGGGTCGCGGCGGCCTGGGCGAAAACGGCCCGGCGGGAGCATCTGGTCGAGGACTTCGCCGTGTTCGCGGAGCAGGCGGCCGCCGGTGCGGAGAGCGGCGGGGCGCTGGGCGGGCTGTCCGGGGACGACACCCTGGAACTGGGCGCGGACGTCCGGGCGATGCACGAGGCCGAGCGGTCCCTCGCGATGCAGGCCTTCCGGAGCCTGCCGGAGCGGTGGCAGGCCGTGCTCTGGCACACCACGGTCGAGGAGGCCTCGCCAAGTGCGATCGCCCCGCTGTTCGGGCTGAGCGCCAACGCGACGGCGGTACTGGCCAGCCGGGCCCGGGAGGGCCTCAAGCAGGCTTATCTCCAGGCGCACGTGAGCTCCGCGCTCAGTGCCGGCGGGGACTGCGCCCGCTACGCGGACCGGCTGGGCGCGTACGCGCGGGGCGGGCTGCGGATGCGGGCGGAGCGCGGGCTGCGGGGGCACCTGGAGGAGTGCGCCAAGTGCCGGCTGGTCGCCGGTGAGCTCAAGGACGTGAACGCGGGGATCCCCGCGCTGCTGCCGGTGGCGGTCATCGGGTGGTTCGCCGCCGGGTACGCCGCGAAGGCGGCCGGTGTGGTGGCCGGCGGGGTCGTCGCCGCGGGAGGCGCGGGTGCTGCCGCCGCCGCGGCGGGCGGGTCGTCGGCCGCGGGGGCTGCTGCCGGGGCCGCGGGCGGTGCTGCCGGGGCCGCGGGTGCGGCCGGCGGTGGGGCCGGTGCCGCCGGGGGGACCGGCGGGGCGGTGGTCTCGGAGGGGCTGGGGCTGCCCGCCAAGGCCGCCCTCGCCGCCGGTATAGCGGTCGCGGCCGCCGCCGGGGTGGTGTTCGCCCTGACCGGGGACGAGCCCGAGCCGGAGGCGAAGTCGGCGCCCAGTGCGGTGGCGCCGGTGGTGCCCAGGGCGCCCGCGGCCACCCCGCCGGAGTCGACCCCGCCGGCGGATCCGGCCCCGGCGGCGGGTGGACCCGTACCGCCCGCGCGTACGGCGACGCCGTCCGTGGCGGCTCCTCGGCCCGTGTCGCCGTCGGTGTCCGCCCCGGCGCCGGCGGCCCCGTCCCTGTCCCCGCGGCCGAAGCCCTCGCCGTCGCCCTCGTCGTCCCGGCCCAGGCCCACGCCGTCGCCGCTGCCCGCCCAGGCGTTCCCGCTGGCCCGGCTGGAGCACTCGGTCCTCGGCCGGCACACCGGTCCGGAGCTGGAGACCTGGAGCAGCAGCTGGGTGTGGCAGCGGTGGGGGCTGGTGGCCGGGGGACAGCGGTTCGGGCAGGGGATCACCGTCAGCTCCCGGTCGGCGGTGGAGATCACCCTCAACAGGCAGTGCACCTCCTTCTCGGCGCGGGCCGGGGTGGACGGGCTGTCGCTGCTGACCGACGGGACGGTGCGGTTCTCCGTCTACGCCGACGGGCAGCGGCTGTGGCGTTCGGGCGTGCTCGGGTACGGGGACGCCCCGGCGGCCGTCCAGGCGCCGCTGGCCGGGCGTTCGACGCTGCGGCTGGTGGTGGAGCAGGCCGGGCAGGGGAGCCTCCCGACGCTGGCGAGCTGGGCGGACGCGGTGATCAGCTGCCGCTGA